The Hippoglossus hippoglossus isolate fHipHip1 chromosome 19, fHipHip1.pri, whole genome shotgun sequence genome has a segment encoding these proteins:
- the nat9 gene encoding N-acetyltransferase 9 has product MKINENISLEGHRVLLVPYNENHVSRYHEWMKSPELQQLTASEPLTLEQEHDMQRSWREDGDKCTFIILDKQLWTDPGVEEEQCMVGDVNIFLTDPSDPSLAELEIMIAEAGYRGRGLGKEVTRMMMSYGVTKLGVKKFQAKIGLDNEVSVGMFKKLHFQEVSVCKVFKEVTLEMTVDEAVRTRLLDDTAFVKERDYTQTCRDRQELVSQ; this is encoded by the exons ATGAAGATAAACGAGAACATTTCACTGGAGGGACACAGAGTCCTGCTGGTTCCTTACAATGAGAACCACGTGTCCAG GTATCACGAGTGGATGAAgtctcctgagctgcagcagctgacggCCTCCGAGCCGCTGACCCTGGAGCAGGAGCACGACatgcagaggagctggagggaggACGGCGACA AGTGCACGTTCATCATCCTGGACAAGCAGCTGTGGACGGACCCCGGCGTAGAGGAGGAGCAGTGCATGGTGGGAGACGTCAACATCTTCCTGACGGACCCCTCGGACCCGTCCTTGGCTGAGCTGGAAATCATGATTGCAG AGGCCGGTTACAGAGGGAGGGGCCTCGGGAAGGAGGTGACACGGATGATGATGAGCTACG GTGTCACCAAACTCGGGGTCAAAAAGTTTCAAGCGAAAATCGGGCTGGACAACGAGGTCAGCGTGGGCATGTTCAAGAAACTTCACTTTCAGGAG gtgtcGGTGTGTAAGGTGTTCAAAGAGGTGACCCTGGAGATGACGGTGGACGAGGCCGTGCGGACGAGGCTGCTGGACGACACGGCCTTCGTGAAGGAGAGGGACtacacacagacctgcagggACAGACAGGAGCTGGTCTCACAGTGA
- the zgc:112285 gene encoding LOW QUALITY PROTEIN: elastase-1 (The sequence of the model RefSeq protein was modified relative to this genomic sequence to represent the inferred CDS: inserted 2 bases in 1 codon), translating to MGCVPVGDPVXKTMAVPGPPPLLFLSLLLPLLLSKACLPAAAYTLTPGRQQQHKVLHLDWPKDCGMAHFKPNMAERIVSGNEARPHSWPWQVSLQVRPRGSKQYIHVCGGTLIHKNWVLTAAHCFQKGKAEDAGSWRIVLGKHQLRRSETAERIFPVKRIYRHENFRYPAHSELDYDIALVKAATDIVPSNFIRYACLPRKQTSLKPGHHCWVTGWGDTRGGKENVSLAEALNQARLPIIDFKTCRQKKFWGDRVRDSMICAGFRDTEDPPAACQGDSGGPLLCQLGRDRWEVHGVVSFGPIGCTVENKPSVFTRTGAYIPWIEATRIRDFFLH from the exons ATGGGATGTGTGCCAGTCGGTGATCCTGT GAAGACGATGGCTGTGCCAGGACCTCCTCcgctcctctttctgtctctgctgctgccgttGCTGTTGAGCAAAGCATGCCTGCCTGCAGCCGCATACACGCTCACCCCCGGACGACAGCAACAGCACAAAGTCCTCCACCTGG ACTGGCCTAAGGATTGTGGGATGGCTCATTTCAAACCCAACATGGCTGAACGGATTGTGTCCGGGAACGAGGCCAGACCTCACTCGTGGCCCTGGCAGGTCTCTCTGCAG GTTCGTCCCAGAGGAAGTAAACAATACATTCATGTTTGTGGAGGAACTCTCATCCACAAGAACTGGgtcctcactgctgctcactgcttCCAGAA GGGTAAAGCTGAGGATGCTGGGAGCTGGAGGATCGTCCTGGGGAAGCACCAGCTCCGGCGTTCGGAGACAGCAGAGAGGATCTTCCCGGTGAAGAGAATCTACCGCCATGAGAACTTCCGTTATCCGGCTCACAGCGAGCTGGACTACGACATCGCCCTGGTGAAGGCTGCCACCGACATCGTCCCTTCGAACTTCATCCGCTACGCCTGCCTGCCGCGCAAGCAGACCAGCCTCAAGCCGGGACACCACTGCTGGGTGACGGGCTGGGGAGACACCCGGG GCGGGAAGGAGAACGTGTCTCTGGCAGAAGCCTTGAATCAAGCTCGCCTCCCCATCATCGACTTCAAGACCTGTCGACAGAAGAAATTCTGGGGCGACCGTGTCCGGGACTCCATGATCTGTGCCGGCTTCAGGGACACTGAGGATCCACCGGCTGCCTGCCAG ggCGACTCTGGCGGTCCTCTGCTCTGCCAGCTGGGCCGCGACCGCTGGGAGGTGCACGGCGTGGTGAGCTTCGGCCCCATCGGCTGCACCGTGGAGAACAAACCCAGCGTGTTCACCCGCACCGGCGCCTACATTCCCTGGATTGAGGCGACGCGCATCAGGGACTTCTTCCTGCACTAA
- the syt15 gene encoding synaptotagmin-15, whose amino-acid sequence MADRVSLLAVGLSLGLLTLLLLALLWFCLWRRKKDQSLYQELPSPVPSVPSCSAPVIQVSQCSWTTPSEIPFTLPPRFTTQTRGEVKTEEEEEVEMKMETQRDILAHRGSLSVRSLYPGGTVLAGLYSVPPLKEVVAPPPGMATRLCFSVEYRHSGEQLMITLFRLGNVPPRFHGNITLVELRLLPDDRRPRQAKARGTGPDPEFNDCFIFQVSGVCVPRSILSVCVLSVEQNGKRHAVGRVLLPLEGELGRAGRVLWRDLETEDDTQCSELGDVQISLSYSPTLQRLSVAVLRARGLQLLTDAGVCVQVSLQIHTQVVKMKRSCAVTGEADPHFNHRMTCKLRVQHLDEACLSFQLQQPTDIPSEPPVLLGVLVLGPFMYARGQQLQHWMDMVNTPQEPVRLWHGLSRAT is encoded by the exons ATGGCAG ACCGGGTGTCCCTGTTGGCTGTCGGTCTGTCTCTCGGCCTcctgacgctgctgctgctggctctgcTGTGGTTCTgcttgtggaggaggaagaaggaccAGAGTCTTTACCAGGAGCTGCCGTCCCCGGTTCCTTCAGTCCCATCCTGCTCTGCTCCCGTCATCCAGGTGTCCCAGTGCTCCTGGACCAC GCCCAGTGAGATCCCGTTCACTTTGCCTCCTCGTTTCACGACACAAACCCGTGGTGAAGTGaagacggaggaggaagaggaggtggagatgaagATGGAGACGCAGCGCGACATACTAGCCCATCGAGGGTCACTCTCAGTGAGGA GTTTGTATCCGGGGGGGACGGTTCTCGCTGGTCTCTACTCGGTTCCTCCTCTAAAGGAGGTGGTGGCTCCTCCACCCGGCATGGCCACCCGCCTCTGCTTCTCTGTGGAGTACCGACACAGCGGCGAGCAGCTCATGATCACGTTGTTCCGTCTGGGCAACGTCCCGCCTCGCTTCCACGGCAACATCACGCTGGTGGAGCTTCGGCTTCTCCCTGACGACCGGCGGCCCCGCCAGGCCAAGGCCCGCGGCACGGGGCCCGACCCCGAGTTCAACGACTGCTTCATCTTCCAG GTGTCGGGAGTGTGTGTTCCTCGGAGcatcctgagtgtgtgtgtgttgagcgtGGAGCAGAACGGGAAGCGCCACGCGGTGGGCCGGGTGCTGCTCCCTCTGGAGGGCGAGCTGGGTCGGGCCGGACGGGTTCTGTGGAGGGACCTGGAGACCGAGGACGACACACAG TGTTCAGAGTTGGGTGATGTGCAGATATCCCTCAGTTACAGTCCGACTCTGCAGCGCCTCTCTGTGGCGGTTCTAAGAGCTCGGGGCCTTCAGCTGCTCACAGACGCAG gtgtgtgtgtccaggtgagTTTACAGATACACACTCAGGTGGTGAAGATGAAGCGCAGCTGTGCGGTGACAGGAGAGGCCGACCCGCACTTCAACCACAGGATGACCTGTAAACTCCGCGTGCAGCACCTGGACGAGGCCTGTCTGAgcttccagctgcagcagccgaCCGACATCCCCTCAG AGCCTCCGGTCCTGCTGGGAGTTCTGGTTCTGGGGCCCTTCATGTACGCCAGGGGCCAACAGCTGCAGCACTGGATGGACATGGTGAACACGCCACAGGAGCCCGTCCGGCTGTGGCACGGACTGAGCAGGGCCACTTAG
- the timm23a gene encoding mitochondrial import inner membrane translocase subunit Tim23, which produces MDNNPPGPGGSKGGLGGLFGGGAPEYSNTELAGVPLTGMSPLSPYLNVDPRFLVQDTDEFILPTGANKTRGRFELAFFTIGGSCMTGAAFGTVNGLRMGLKETREMAWSKPRNVQILNMVTRQGASWANSLGSVALLYSAFGVAIEKARGAEDDVNTVAAGTLTGMLFKSGSGLKGIARGGLAGLALSSAYALYNNWDRITGSPTSSRLY; this is translated from the exons ATGGACAACAACCCGCCCGGACCGGGGGGGTCGAAGGGAGGCCTGGGGGGTCTCTTCGGTGGCGGGGCCCCCGAGTACTCCAACACAGAGCTCGCCGGTGTCCCGT TGACGGGGATGAGCCCTCTGTCCCCGTACCTCAATGTCGACCCTCGTTTCCTGGTTCAG gaCACAGACGAGTTCATTCTGCCCACAGGCGCCAATAAAACCAGAGGAAGGTTTGAACTGGCTTTCTTCACCATCGGAGGCTCCTGCATGACCG GAGCAGCATTTGGAACTGTGAACGGTCTCAGGATGGGCCTGAAGGAGACCAGAGAGATGGCGTGGTCCAAACCTCGTAATGTGCA gATTCTGAACATGGTGACCAGGCAGGGTGCTTCATGGGCCAACTCTCTGGGTTCTGTTG CGTTGTTGTACAGTGCGTTTGGCGTGGCGATAGAGAAAGCcagaggagcagaagatgaCGTCAACACAGTGGCTGCTGGGACGTTAACTGGGATGCTCTTTAAATCAGGAA GTGGATTAAAGGGTATCGCCCGTGGTGGCCTGGCGGGTTTGGCCTTATCTAGTGCCTACGCTCTCTACAACAACTGGGACCGCATCACCGGCTCCCCCACATCCTCCAGGCTGTACTAA